A single Verrucomicrobiia bacterium DNA region contains:
- a CDS encoding YceI family protein, producing the protein MKTKRTVNLAFPKTRLMGVSACLFAATLMWATAQDLVRYEAVSGGSSCAIDGTSSIHDWTMTSKIISGYIEAAPGFPESALTDAAAATPKVVANLPARTFQSGNSAQDKNMQKAVKADKHPRFEYRLISLKPKSQPGATGPVEFEATGTLAIAGKTVTNTFPVTIEKKDGKLKVIGSTPIKLSDYDIQPPTINLVVTTIKVGNDLKIKFEWELAEKK; encoded by the coding sequence ATGAAAACGAAACGAACGGTGAATCTCGCTTTCCCTAAAACCAGACTCATGGGCGTCTCAGCCTGCTTGTTTGCCGCCACGCTCATGTGGGCCACCGCACAAGACCTGGTCCGCTACGAAGCGGTGTCCGGCGGCAGTTCTTGTGCGATTGACGGCACCTCCTCGATCCACGATTGGACCATGACGTCGAAAATCATCAGCGGTTACATTGAAGCGGCCCCCGGCTTTCCTGAATCGGCCCTGACCGATGCGGCGGCGGCCACTCCCAAAGTGGTGGCCAACCTTCCGGCCCGCACCTTCCAGAGCGGCAATTCCGCGCAGGACAAAAACATGCAGAAAGCGGTGAAGGCCGACAAACACCCGCGCTTCGAATATCGCCTGATCAGCTTGAAACCCAAATCCCAACCCGGAGCCACCGGCCCCGTGGAATTTGAAGCCACCGGCACGCTGGCGATTGCCGGCAAAACCGTCACCAATACCTTCCCCGTCACCATCGAAAAGAAGGACGGAAAGCTAAAGGTCATCGGCAGCACGCCGATTAAATTGTCCGACTACGATATCCAGCCGCCGACCATTAATCTGGTGGTAACCACGATCAAAGTGGGAAACGACCTGAAAATCAAATTCGAGTGGGAACTGGCGGAGAAGAAGTAA